From Arachis stenosperma cultivar V10309 chromosome 2, arast.V10309.gnm1.PFL2, whole genome shotgun sequence, one genomic window encodes:
- the LOC130960527 gene encoding probably inactive leucine-rich repeat receptor-like protein kinase IMK2: protein METNSWHVKGFHVKGTSKDSIFLAIFMFIHVLASTIEPVACHLYDGVIVTQSDYQALTAIKHEFIDFKGVLRSWNDSGIGACSGGWAGIKCVNGEVIAIQLPWRGLGGRISEKIGQLQALRKLSLHDNVLAGSVPFSLGFLPNLRGVYLFNNKLSGSIPPSIGSCPMLQSFDVSNNSLTGNIPASLVNSSRIFRINLSFNSLTGSIPRSFTMSQSLTILALQHNNLSGSIPDSWGGMGKGKRVPQLQVLTLDHNLISGSIPVSLSNMVLLENVSLSHNHIGGSIPSELSALSRLQNLDLSHNAINGSFPASFSNLSSLVSLNLEGNKLESHIPDNLDRLHNLSTLNLKNNKFNGQIPPTIGNISGIRQIDVSGNKFIGEIPDSLTKLANLTSFNVSYNNLSGHVPSLLTKRFNSSSFVGNLELCGYLSKPCTSPPPSNLPVQTPKPSPKPHHHRKLSTKDIILIVAGILLLILLLLCCFLLCCLIRKRAASSRKGAKATSKASASARSVEKGGAGGEVESGGEAGGKLVHFDGPFVFTADDLLCATAEIMGKSAYGTAYKATLEDGNQVAVKRLREKSTKGPKEFEAEVASLGKIRHPNLLALRAYYLGPKGEKLLVFDYMPKGSLASFLHARGPEIVIDWPTRMKIAIGVTRGLSYLHNQESIVHGNLTSGNILLDEQTNAHITDFGLSRLMTTSANTNIIATAGSLGYNAPEISKTKKPNMKSDVYSLGVIILELLTGKPPGEPTNGMDLPQWVASIVKEEWTNEVFDLELMTDAPAIGDELLNTLKLALHCVDPSPAARPEAPQVLQQLEEIKPDLAAGDDDDDGTLKTAE, encoded by the exons ATGGAAACCAATAGTTGGCATGTCAAGGGTTTCCACGTTAAGGGTACTAGTAAAGATTCAATCTTTTTGGCCATTTTCATGTTCATTCATGTTTTGGCTTCTACCATTGAACCTGTTGCATGCCACCTGTATGATGGAGTGATTGTGACACAATCAGATTACCAGGCCTTAACGGCCATCAAGCATGAGTTCATTGACTTCAAAGGGGTTCTGAGGAGCTGGAATGATAGTGGTATTGGTGCTTGTTCTGGTGGTTGGGCAGGTATCAAGTGTGTCAATGGTGAAGTCATTGCAATTCAGCTTCCATGGAGGGGTTTAGGCGGAAGAATCTCAGAGAAAATTGGTCAGCTTCAAGCACTCAGGAAGCTGAGTCTCCATGACAATGTTCTTGCTGGTTCTGTCCCTTTTTCTTTAGGATTCCTTCCAAATCTTAGAGGTGTTTATCTCTTCAATAACAAGCTTTCAGGTTCTATTCCTCCTTCTATTGGTAGTTGTCCAATGCTTCAGTCTTTTGATGTTAGCAATAACTCACTCACTGGTAACATCCCTGCTAGTTTGGTAAATTCAAGTAGGATATTCAGGATCAATTTGAGCTTCAACTCACTTACTGGTTCCATTCCTAGGAGTTTCACCATGTCTCAATCCCTTACTATTCTTGCCCTCCAGCACAACAATCTATCTGGTTCTATACCAGATTCTTGGGGTGGAATGGGAAAGGGAAAGAGAGTTCCCCAACTTCAAGTTTTGACCCTTGATCACAACCTCATTTCTGGTTCCATTCCTGTTTCTCTGAGTAACATGGTTTTGCTTGAAAATGTTTCTTTGAGTCATAACCATATTGGAGGCTCTATTCCAAGTGAGCTAAGTGCACTTTCAAGGCTTCAAAATCTTGATCTTTCACATAATGCCATCAATGGAAGCTTCCCTGCTAGCTTCTCCAACCTTTCTTCTCTTGTTTCATTGAATTTAGAGGGTAATAAACTTGAGAGTCATATCCCTGATAATTTGGACAGGTTGCACAATCTTTCAACGCTTAACCTCAAGAACAATAAGTTTAATGGCCAAATCCCACCAACAATAGGGAATATCTCTGGCATTAGACAAATTGATGTGTCTGGGAACAAATTCATTGGAGAAATTCCAGACTCACTCACCAAACTAGCAAATCTCACTTCATTCAATGTATCTTACAACAATCTCTCTGGTCATGTCCCTTCACTCCTCACCAAAAGATTCAACTCTAGCTCTTTTGTTGGGAATCTAGAACTATGCGGTTACCTATCAAAACCATGCACTTCACCTCCACCTTCAAATCTTCCAGTCCAAACACCAAAGCCTTCTCCAAAGCCACATCATCACAGAAAGCTAAGTACCAAGGACATAATCCTCATTGTAGCAGGTATTCTCCTGTTGATTCTGTTACTCCTGTGCTGCTTTTTGCTATGTTGTTTGATCAGGAAAAGGGCTGCTTCAAGTAGAAAGGGTGCAAAGgcaacatccaaggcttcagcATCTGCAAGGAGTGTTGAAAAAGGTGGTGCTGGTGGTGAAGTTGAGTCAGGAGGAGAAGCTGGAGGAAAACTTGTTCACTTTGATGGTCCATTTGTGTTCACTGCTGATGATCTTTTGTGTGCAACTGCTGAGATAATGGGAAAGAGTGCATATGGAACTGCATACAAGGCCACATTGGAGGATGGTAACCAAGTTGCTGTGAAGAGGTTGAGGGAGAAGAGTACAAAAGGGCCCAAGGAGTTTGAGGCTGAGGTTGCTTCACTTGGCAAAATCAGACACCCAAATCTCTTAGCACTCAGAGCTTATTATTTGGGTCCAAAAGGAGAGAAGCTTCTTGTCTTTGATTACATGCCAAAAGGAAGCTTAGCATCATTCCTTCATG CTCGTGGGCCGGAAATAGTGATCGATTGGCCAACAAGGATGAAGATAGCAATCGGAGTCACACGTGGCTTAAGCTACCTCCACAACCAAGAGAGCATAGTCCATGGCAATCTCACCTCAGGGAACATACTCTTAGATGAACAAACCAATGCACACATAACAGATTTTGGACTGTCCAGGCTAATGACAACCTCGGCGAACACTAACATCATTGCAACAGCAGGAAGTCTAGGATACAATGCACCAGAGATATCAAAAACAAAGAAACCAAACATGAAATCCGACGTATACAGCCTTGGAGTGATCATCTTGGAGCTCCTAACTGGGAAGCCACCTGGGGAACCAACCAATGGAATGGACTTGCCACAATGGGTGGCTTCCATAGTTAAAGAAGAGTGGACTAATGAAGTTTTTGACTTGGAGCTCATGACGGATGCACCAGCCATAGGTGATGAGCTTCTCAATACATTGAAGCTTGCCCTTCATTGTGTTGATCCTTCACCAGCTGCTAGGCCTGAAGCTCCGCAAGTTCTTCAGCAATTGGAAGAAATCAAGCCAGATTTGGCTgctggtgatgatgatgatgatggaacTCTCAAGACTGCtgaataa
- the LOC130961340 gene encoding PRA1 family protein B4-like — protein MSSTAPPVLPISSHQLSTQTTTAPTVASAVSGPESASSTAALRSFIGRLTDSLRHGLDQRRPWVELVDRTAFSKPESFSDATVRVRKNYSYFRVNYYAVVAVILAVSLLTNPFSLVVLVGLLAAWTFLYLFRPSDQPVVLFGRTFSDFETLAMLSALTVFSVFLTSVGSVIISALMVGVTVVCLHGAFRQPEDLFLDEQEPSQATGFLSFLRGAAANAAVASATSAVPSRV, from the coding sequence ATGTCGTCCACCGCCCCTCCCGTCCTCCCAATCTCCAGCCACCAATTATCCACTCAAACAACCACCGCGCCTACAGTCGCATCGGCGGTTTCTGGACCGGAGTCCGCCTCCTCCACCGCCGCTCTCCGCTCCTTCATCGGCCGCCTGACGGACTCCCTCCGCCACGGCCTAGACCAACGCCGTCCGTGGGTGGAGCTCGTGGATCGCACCGCCTTCTCCAAGCCGGAGTCATTCTCCGATGCCACCGTCCGTGTCCGCAAGAACTACTCGTACTTTCGCGTCAACTACTATGCCGTCGTGGCGGTGATTCTCGCTGTCTCGCTCCTCACGAATCCGTTCTCACTCGTCGTCCTCGTCGGCCTCCTCGCCGCATGGACCTTCCTCTACCTCTTCCGTCCCTCCGATCAACCCGTTGTGCTCTTCGGACGCACTTTCTCGGATTTCGAGACGCTCGCGATGCTCTCTGCATTAACTGTCTTCTCTGTGTTCCTCACTAGTGTTGGATCTGTCATCATCTCCGCGCTCATGGTCGGCGTCACCGTCGTGTGCCTCCACGGTGCGTTCCGTCAACCAGAGGATCTGTTCCTTGACGAGCAGGAGCCATCGCAGGCCACCGGTTTCCTCTCATTCCTTCGCGGCGCAGCCGCCAACGCCGCCGTCGCTTCCGCCACCTCCGCAGTGCCTTCCCGCGTTTAA
- the LOC130960283 gene encoding uncharacterized protein LOC130960283, giving the protein MPCLNISTNVSLDGVDTSSILSEATSTVANLIGKPEAYVMIVLKGSVPIAFGGNEQPAAYGELVSIGGLNADVNKKLSAGIASILENKLSVPKSRFFLKFYDTKGSNFGWNGSTF; this is encoded by the exons ATGCCGTGCCTCAACATCTCCACCAACGTCTCCCTCGACGGCGTCGACACCTCCTCCATCCTCTCCGAAGCCACCTCCACCGTCGCCAACCTCATTGGAAAACCCGAAGCC TATGTGATGATTGTACTGAAAGGGTCAGTGCCCATAGCCTTTGGTGGGAATGAGCAGCCTGCGGCTTATGGTGAATTGGTGTCCATTGGTGGTCTTAACGCCGACGTGAACAAGAAGCTTAGCGCCGGAATTGCTTCAATTCTTGAAAACAAGCTGTCTGTGCCGAAGTCAAGATTCTTCCTGAAATTCTATGACACCAAG GGTTCCAACTTTGGATGGAATGGGTCTACATTCTGA